In Nitrospira sp., one genomic interval encodes:
- the bfr gene encoding bacterioferritin produces MKAKEGVLEILNKVLVTELTAVHQYLLHAASCKHWGYGRLHEHFSHLAEEEVSHSSGLIDHILYLGGAPEMDRLDTVAAGKKVSELLEADLAFEREDAEMLRDGIAHCTKVADFTTRRRLEEMIVDTEEHIDWFETQLCTIRQVGLDRYLAEQIHSEKS; encoded by the coding sequence ATGAAAGCGAAAGAGGGCGTCCTCGAGATCCTGAATAAGGTATTGGTCACTGAGCTCACGGCGGTGCATCAATACCTCCTGCATGCGGCCTCGTGTAAGCATTGGGGGTATGGTCGACTCCACGAGCATTTTAGTCACTTGGCCGAGGAAGAGGTCAGCCATTCCTCGGGCCTGATCGATCATATCCTGTACCTGGGGGGGGCTCCGGAGATGGATCGCCTGGACACCGTCGCCGCTGGCAAGAAAGTCTCGGAGTTGCTGGAAGCCGATCTGGCCTTCGAGCGTGAGGATGCGGAAATGCTTCGCGACGGGATTGCCCATTGCACAAAGGTCGCTGACTTCACGACCCGTCGTCGGCTCGAAGAGATGATCGTCGATACGGAAGAGCATATCGATTGGTTTGAGACTCAGCTCTGCACCATCAGGCAAGTAGGTCTCGATCGATACTTGGCCGAGCAGATTCATTCTGAGAAGTCTTAG
- the bfr gene encoding bacterioferritin, with product MKAKQGIIELLNKVLTADLTAINQYFVHAKMCDNWGYDRLHHKVRERSIDEMKDADELIGHILYLEGVPNVQRMNTVQVGETVPEQLKLDLKAEQEMLTLLSDGVVHCAKVGDFTTRHMFEDMAKDVDQHIDWIETQMETIKQVGLENYLAEQIKKDS from the coding sequence ATGAAAGCCAAACAAGGTATCATTGAGCTTCTTAATAAAGTGCTTACCGCGGATCTCACCGCCATCAACCAGTATTTTGTCCATGCAAAGATGTGTGACAATTGGGGTTACGACCGGCTGCACCACAAGGTTCGAGAGCGCAGCATCGATGAGATGAAGGATGCGGACGAGTTGATCGGCCACATTCTGTACCTGGAAGGGGTGCCGAATGTTCAGCGGATGAACACGGTGCAGGTCGGAGAGACCGTTCCTGAGCAATTGAAGCTTGATCTCAAGGCGGAGCAGGAAATGCTCACGCTGCTCAGCGACGGAGTTGTGCATTGTGCAAAGGTAGGTGACTTTACGACACGGCACATGTTCGAAGACATGGCGAAAGATGTGGACCAGCATATTGATTGGATCGAGACCCAGATGGAGACGATCAAACAAGTGGGTCTTGAGAATTATCTGGCAGAGCAGATCAAAAAGGACAGTTAA